The following proteins come from a genomic window of Gimesia chilikensis:
- a CDS encoding hydantoinase/oxoprolinase family protein, translating into MYVIGLDVGGANLKAADCDGKAHSVPFPLWKTPELLADALRELLTNFSRPDLVAVTMTGELADCFETKAAGVDQILSAIEAAVTPAPVIVWSTGAEFITTDIAREYPLLAAAANWHALATWVGRMVQEPGGLLIDIGSTTTDIIPLEQGFPVPAGLTDVERLLSGELVYTGGRRTPLAMLSHSVPLRDQQCPLAAESFATTLDLYLLLNMRPEDAADLDTANGQPATREAAEIRLARSVCCDLTEISTEEVQQMAEWLAERHQDQIHRAIDQVLARVTEPITAVLISGSAVFLAEKIVKSHPVLSQARLTNVAEIFDASVADAACAFAVARLAAERVQLKE; encoded by the coding sequence ATGTATGTAATCGGTCTGGATGTGGGCGGTGCGAATCTGAAGGCGGCGGACTGTGACGGGAAAGCGCATTCCGTCCCGTTCCCGCTCTGGAAGACACCAGAATTATTAGCAGACGCTTTGCGAGAGTTGCTGACCAATTTTTCACGCCCCGACCTGGTCGCGGTAACAATGACCGGCGAACTGGCTGACTGTTTTGAAACGAAAGCTGCGGGCGTGGATCAGATCCTGTCTGCCATCGAAGCCGCGGTAACACCGGCTCCGGTCATCGTCTGGTCGACGGGAGCCGAGTTCATCACGACCGACATCGCCCGCGAATATCCTTTACTGGCAGCAGCAGCGAACTGGCATGCTCTGGCTACCTGGGTCGGGCGGATGGTTCAGGAACCGGGGGGCCTGCTGATCGATATCGGCTCGACAACGACCGACATCATTCCACTGGAACAGGGCTTTCCCGTACCGGCAGGGCTGACGGATGTAGAACGGCTGCTCTCAGGGGAGCTGGTTTACACCGGGGGCCGACGGACGCCGCTCGCCATGCTTTCGCACTCTGTTCCGTTACGAGACCAGCAGTGCCCCCTGGCAGCGGAGAGCTTCGCGACAACCCTCGATTTGTACCTCTTACTGAACATGCGGCCCGAGGATGCGGCCGACCTGGATACCGCCAACGGCCAGCCGGCAACCCGGGAAGCAGCCGAGATACGCCTGGCGCGTTCCGTCTGCTGCGATTTAACAGAAATTTCAACAGAAGAAGTACAGCAGATGGCGGAATGGCTGGCGGAGCGTCACCAGGACCAGATCCACCGGGCCATCGATCAGGTACTGGCTCGCGTCACAGAGCCGATCACAGCGGTACTCATCAGTGGAAGTGCCGTCTTTTTAGCCGAAAAGATCGTCAAATCTCATCCGGTGCTCAGCCAGGCTCGTTTGACGAACGTGGCGGAAATCTTTGATGCCTCCGTCGCTGATGCCGCCTGTGCATTCGCAGTGGCCCGCCTGGCGGCAGAGCGTGTTCAGCTGAAGGAATGA
- a CDS encoding sugar phosphate isomerase/epimerase family protein, translating into MQLGFVTAILPDYDLKQVFQAASEIGYDCVEVMCWPEGKDARRYAGITHISAEEFSESDVTTVRQLADEYDISVSALGYYPNPLTPDLEEAGKYAEHIQKVISASRMLGINRMNTFIGRDWTKSVDDNWPRFLETWPDIIQFAEQQHVRVGIENCPMSFTKDEWPGGKNLACTPAIWKRMYADIPSEYFGLNYDPSHLVWMHMDYLAPIRDFADRIFHVHAKDVRVDQHRLDQVGILAHPLEYHTPKLPGLGQVEWGSFFSQLNEIGYQGPVCVEVEDRAYEDSTESCLAALRQCHTYLRNFIPVGR; encoded by the coding sequence ATGCAGCTGGGGTTTGTGACTGCGATTCTGCCGGATTACGATTTGAAGCAGGTCTTTCAGGCCGCGTCTGAGATTGGCTACGACTGTGTGGAAGTCATGTGCTGGCCAGAGGGGAAAGACGCACGGCGTTATGCCGGTATCACGCATATCTCTGCCGAAGAGTTTTCCGAATCAGATGTGACTACTGTTCGTCAACTCGCTGATGAATATGATATCTCGGTCAGTGCTTTGGGTTACTATCCCAATCCACTCACACCGGATCTGGAAGAGGCTGGAAAGTATGCAGAGCACATTCAGAAAGTGATCTCCGCTTCCCGCATGCTGGGAATCAACCGCATGAATACTTTCATCGGGCGGGACTGGACAAAGTCGGTTGACGATAACTGGCCGCGCTTTCTGGAAACCTGGCCCGACATCATTCAATTTGCCGAACAGCAACACGTGCGGGTGGGAATCGAAAACTGCCCGATGTCGTTTACCAAAGACGAATGGCCTGGCGGTAAGAACCTGGCCTGTACGCCGGCGATCTGGAAGCGGATGTATGCAGATATTCCCAGTGAATACTTTGGGTTAAATTACGATCCCTCGCATCTGGTCTGGATGCACATGGATTATCTCGCACCCATTCGAGATTTCGCCGACCGTATCTTTCATGTGCATGCCAAAGATGTACGCGTGGATCAGCACCGCCTGGACCAGGTCGGAATTCTGGCACATCCCCTCGAATATCATACTCCCAAGCTGCCGGGGCTGGGGCAGGTTGAGTGGGGCAGTTTCTTTTCCCAGTTGAACGAGATTGGTTACCAGGGGCCCGTGTGTGTCGAAGTCGAAGATCGAGCCTACGAGGACTCGACCGAGTCCTGCCTGGCTGCTTTGCGTCAGTGCCATACCTATTTGCGAAACTTCATTCCCGTTGGAAGGTGA
- a CDS encoding DUF3467 domain-containing protein yields the protein MSDESTPAGNNDESSGEFNPERHTQEIRHSQVSARVPEGVSRGVFSTGAVVLQGGHEFILDFLLRISTPQQVVARVVLPIGVVPQMIRALRDNLTNYENRFGFPAMPAPLPPQVTSSSDAINVGAGLESPEPDAPTPPVSDVPSGTSAGGSGAVGETVTPDANPPQAVPQPHVADKTTEAAQKPPSAEELYDELKLPDEMLSGVYANAVRIGHSATEFSFDFITTFFPRSCVSARVHLAAPNIPRLLDSLTHSFEQFQRKMAQQQKRQPPAPGDQPGEL from the coding sequence ATGAGTGATGAATCAACACCAGCAGGGAACAACGATGAATCGTCTGGAGAGTTCAATCCGGAACGTCATACTCAGGAAATCCGTCATTCCCAGGTGAGTGCCCGGGTCCCGGAAGGGGTTTCCCGAGGCGTCTTCAGTACGGGGGCTGTCGTTCTGCAGGGGGGACACGAATTTATTCTGGACTTCCTGTTGCGCATCTCAACTCCCCAGCAGGTCGTCGCCCGCGTCGTGCTGCCGATTGGAGTCGTACCGCAGATGATCCGGGCCCTGCGCGACAATCTCACCAACTACGAGAACCGGTTTGGTTTCCCCGCGATGCCGGCTCCACTGCCGCCGCAGGTTACCAGTTCCTCCGATGCCATTAACGTAGGAGCCGGCCTGGAATCTCCCGAGCCTGATGCACCGACCCCCCCGGTTTCAGATGTTCCTTCAGGCACCTCTGCTGGGGGCTCAGGTGCTGTCGGCGAGACCGTCACACCGGATGCGAATCCACCACAGGCTGTACCGCAGCCACACGTAGCCGATAAAACAACAGAAGCGGCACAGAAACCACCTTCCGCGGAAGAGCTTTACGATGAATTGAAGCTGCCGGATGAAATGCTGAGCGGCGTCTATGCGAACGCAGTCCGGATCGGCCATTCTGCGACCGAGTTTTCATTCGATTTCATCACGACATTCTTTCCCCGCTCCTGTGTTTCCGCACGCGTGCATCTGGCTGCTCCCAACATTCCCCGACTGCTCGATTCCCTGACGCATTCGTTCGAGCAGTTTCAACGCAAAATGGCCCAACAGCAGAAACGCCAACCACCTGCGCCCGGCGATCAGCCTGGCGAACTTTAA
- a CDS encoding GtrA family protein codes for MIVPTLGETDNLVSKLPRFADEIAGSGLSAELILVTDDPSRELKQACDVLNPSLPVQLIYPEQSQSPTTAILDGLQAASGEFLLVLTDESCLSRELIQALSTPLLEQQADFVMGAPENKSGSPLANWLVRPLTKEKDPWADCFALSRDKLEQCAEHLTPSSPYPALELLVKGEFEDVVTVPLDDHSPRKPASTVGEWFRLGVQLKTLYEFKFKNYAYFLQFAIVGSSGVIVNLLALSLLLDLMIRPLAVATAIWIAMTSNFLLNRHITFSYARHAPLLKQYLAYCGSCLTGNFFNWLTTMVLCGTFAFFAAQPLMAALIGILVGMGFNFLLCRLLVFGKQKTASSAPVNEPVENHS; via the coding sequence ATGATCGTCCCCACTTTGGGTGAGACAGACAATTTGGTCAGCAAACTACCCCGGTTTGCAGATGAGATCGCAGGCAGCGGACTGTCTGCCGAGCTGATACTGGTGACTGACGATCCCTCCCGGGAGCTCAAGCAGGCATGTGACGTTCTGAACCCGAGCCTGCCCGTCCAGCTGATTTACCCGGAACAGTCTCAATCTCCCACAACCGCGATTCTAGACGGTCTGCAGGCGGCCTCAGGCGAATTTCTGCTGGTACTCACCGACGAATCCTGTCTTTCCCGCGAACTGATTCAGGCACTGAGCACTCCGCTGCTGGAGCAACAGGCTGATTTCGTGATGGGAGCCCCAGAGAATAAATCCGGTTCGCCACTCGCCAACTGGCTGGTTCGACCACTGACGAAGGAAAAAGATCCATGGGCGGACTGTTTTGCCCTCTCCCGGGACAAGCTTGAACAATGTGCGGAGCACCTCACCCCTTCAAGTCCGTACCCTGCCCTGGAATTACTCGTCAAAGGGGAATTCGAGGATGTCGTCACAGTTCCACTTGATGATCACTCTCCTCGCAAACCAGCGTCTACTGTGGGTGAATGGTTTCGACTGGGGGTTCAGCTGAAAACGCTGTACGAGTTCAAATTCAAGAACTACGCTTACTTCCTGCAGTTCGCGATTGTCGGCTCTTCCGGAGTCATCGTGAACCTGTTGGCGCTTTCGCTGCTGCTGGATCTGATGATCCGCCCCCTCGCGGTGGCAACTGCGATCTGGATTGCCATGACCAGCAACTTTCTGCTGAACCGACACATCACATTTTCGTACGCGCGACATGCCCCGCTGCTGAAACAGTACCTGGCCTACTGCGGCAGTTGCCTGACGGGGAATTTCTTCAACTGGCTGACCACGATGGTGCTGTGTGGTACGTTTGCTTTCTTTGCTGCCCAACCACTGATGGCAGCTCTCATCGGAATCCTGGTCGGCATGGGCTTTAATTTTCTGCTCTGCCGTCTACTCGTGTTCGGAAAACAGAAAACCGCAAGCTCAGCCCCCGTCAACGAGCCTGTCGAAAACCACTCTTAA
- the ispH gene encoding 4-hydroxy-3-methylbut-2-enyl diphosphate reductase, which yields MKVILANPRGFCAGVNMAIECLEEVIRIFGSEIYVYHEIVHNKYVVNKFTSLGVTFVDTVSEVPENSILVFSAHGVSPQIRQEARDRNIRTIDATCPLVTKVHTEAIKYAQSGYNIILIGHEGHDEVIGTMGEAPESITLIETPEEVADLSFPEDAKLAYLTQTTLSVEEAGRVIQSLKQKYPQIESPPKEDICYATTNRQEAVTELVPRADLVLVLGSQNSSNSKRLMEIGKTVGKPSYLIDGVQELNPEWLEGCESILITAGASAPEVVVDELVTHLAEKYQAEVETATIRNESVRFPLPRELRVLET from the coding sequence ATGAAAGTCATTCTGGCAAATCCCCGCGGTTTCTGTGCGGGAGTTAATATGGCGATCGAATGTCTCGAAGAAGTCATTCGTATTTTCGGTAGCGAGATCTACGTCTATCACGAAATCGTCCACAATAAATACGTCGTCAATAAGTTTACCAGTCTGGGAGTCACCTTCGTTGATACGGTGAGTGAAGTCCCGGAAAATTCGATTCTCGTCTTCAGTGCACATGGGGTGTCTCCCCAGATTCGTCAGGAAGCCCGCGATCGGAACATTCGCACGATTGACGCGACCTGCCCGCTGGTAACCAAAGTTCATACCGAAGCGATTAAATACGCCCAGTCCGGTTACAACATCATTCTGATCGGCCATGAAGGACACGATGAAGTCATTGGCACGATGGGCGAAGCACCGGAGAGCATCACGCTGATCGAAACCCCGGAAGAGGTTGCTGATCTGTCATTTCCGGAAGATGCGAAACTGGCTTATCTGACGCAGACCACTTTGAGCGTGGAAGAAGCTGGTCGGGTGATTCAGAGTCTGAAGCAGAAATACCCGCAGATCGAAAGCCCTCCCAAGGAAGACATCTGTTATGCCACGACCAATCGTCAGGAGGCGGTGACCGAACTGGTTCCCCGAGCCGACCTGGTACTGGTCCTCGGGAGCCAGAACAGTTCCAACAGCAAACGACTGATGGAGATCGGCAAGACGGTCGGCAAACCATCGTATCTCATCGATGGGGTTCAGGAACTGAACCCGGAATGGCTGGAGGGTTGTGAGTCGATCCTGATTACTGCAGGTGCGAGTGCACCCGAAGTCGTCGTTGATGAACTGGTCACTCATTTAGCAGAAAAATATCAGGCGGAAGTAGAGACAGCGACGATTCGTAACGAATCCGTTCGCTTTCCTCTGCCTCGGGAACTGCGCGTCCTGGAAACATAA
- the glmS gene encoding glutamine--fructose-6-phosphate transaminase (isomerizing) yields MCGIVGYIGHRPAGPLLIKGLQKLEYRGYDSAGVAVHTGSDIEVRKKKGRVMEMAALYKSSPIKGSVGIGHTRWATHGETNDQNSHPHVGGNGEVIIVHNGVIENYASLRSKLQALGYVFRTTTDSETIAHLLSHHLEEQIKLGESLDDTNTYLKAVENTLSKLKGTYGLVILFRELPDVMIAARLGSPLVIGVGKGEHFIASDASPLIGYTEEVIYLSDHEVAVLTRDEVEVFHRDEGQQTPSIQTLDQVSEDADLGDFEHYMLKEIFEQPQTLENAMRGRIDEDEATAKFGGLNLDPQQLRKIDRVVLTACGTSWHSGLVGEYLLEEFARIPTEVEYASELRYRNPPMSENTMIFAITQSGETADTLAAMRECKRKGHPTLAICNVVGSTIAREADGGIYLHAGPEVGVASTKAFTSQVMVLIQLALFLGRMRHLSYPAGRRIIDAIHQVPDQVRKCLECNDLVKEISQKYCNFNNFLYLGRLYNFPGALEGALKLKEISYIHAEGYPAAEMKHGPIALVDEETPSVFVVPRGQIYPKVMSNLEEVKARKGPVIAIACEGDRKIADIADDVIYVPDVDDFLQPLVTAIPLQLLSYHIAVQRGCNVDRPRNLAKSVTVE; encoded by the coding sequence ATGTGTGGAATTGTCGGCTATATTGGACATCGGCCAGCGGGCCCGCTGCTGATCAAAGGGCTTCAGAAACTGGAATACCGTGGCTATGACAGTGCCGGTGTCGCAGTCCATACGGGCAGCGATATTGAGGTTCGCAAGAAAAAAGGGCGCGTCATGGAGATGGCGGCCCTGTACAAGTCGAGCCCGATCAAGGGCAGCGTCGGTATCGGACACACCCGCTGGGCCACTCACGGCGAAACCAACGACCAGAATTCACATCCGCATGTCGGCGGAAACGGTGAAGTCATCATCGTGCATAACGGGGTGATCGAAAACTACGCATCCCTGCGGTCCAAGCTGCAGGCACTGGGCTATGTCTTCCGCACAACCACCGATTCAGAGACGATCGCGCACCTGCTCTCGCACCATCTGGAAGAACAGATCAAACTGGGTGAAAGCCTGGATGATACGAACACGTACCTGAAGGCGGTGGAGAATACCCTCTCCAAGCTGAAGGGAACCTACGGTCTGGTGATCCTGTTCCGGGAACTGCCCGATGTCATGATCGCCGCCCGCCTGGGCAGCCCCCTGGTGATCGGCGTCGGCAAGGGCGAACATTTTATTGCCAGCGATGCGAGTCCGCTGATAGGTTATACCGAAGAAGTGATTTATCTTTCGGACCATGAAGTCGCTGTACTCACGCGGGATGAAGTCGAAGTCTTCCATCGGGATGAAGGTCAGCAGACACCCTCGATTCAGACACTCGACCAGGTCAGCGAAGATGCCGACCTGGGTGACTTTGAACATTACATGCTGAAAGAGATCTTCGAACAGCCGCAAACGCTGGAAAATGCGATGCGGGGACGCATCGATGAAGATGAGGCCACCGCGAAATTCGGTGGTCTGAATCTCGATCCACAGCAGCTGCGCAAGATCGATCGCGTGGTGCTGACCGCCTGTGGTACCAGTTGGCACTCCGGTCTGGTAGGCGAATACCTGCTGGAAGAATTCGCACGGATTCCGACGGAGGTCGAATACGCGAGCGAACTGCGTTATCGCAATCCTCCCATGTCGGAAAACACAATGATCTTCGCCATCACCCAGAGTGGTGAAACGGCAGATACGCTGGCAGCGATGCGGGAATGTAAACGCAAAGGACATCCTACGTTGGCCATCTGTAATGTCGTCGGTTCGACGATTGCCCGTGAAGCCGATGGCGGAATCTATCTGCACGCCGGTCCCGAAGTGGGAGTCGCGTCTACCAAGGCATTCACTTCCCAGGTGATGGTATTGATACAGCTGGCACTGTTTCTGGGACGCATGCGGCACCTGTCGTATCCCGCCGGTCGCCGGATTATCGACGCCATTCACCAGGTTCCCGATCAGGTACGCAAGTGCCTGGAATGTAATGATCTGGTCAAAGAGATCTCACAGAAGTACTGCAACTTCAACAATTTCCTCTATCTCGGCAGACTGTATAACTTCCCTGGTGCATTGGAAGGTGCCTTGAAGCTGAAGGAAATCAGTTATATTCATGCAGAAGGGTATCCTGCTGCTGAGATGAAGCACGGCCCAATTGCACTGGTGGATGAAGAGACCCCCAGTGTCTTTGTGGTGCCGCGGGGTCAGATTTATCCCAAGGTGATGAGTAACCTCGAAGAAGTAAAAGCGCGGAAAGGTCCCGTCATTGCCATCGCCTGTGAAGGGGACCGCAAAATCGCCGACATCGCCGACGATGTGATTTATGTGCCGGATGTCGATGATTTCCTGCAACCGCTGGTGACTGCGATTCCGCTGCAACTGCTGTCCTATCACATTGCGGTCCAGCGAGGCTGTAATGTCGACCGGCCGCGGAATCTGGCGAAAAGCGTGACCGTGGAATAG
- a CDS encoding type II secretion system F family protein, protein MDYVQLLPWAIFGMVIVGVIAVVNKLSSDKSRANERLDELRNPHLRNGGEEGASASSLLEKAAPTLSKALTPKSELEENQLKVRLANAGYNSENAPSIFLSLKVTLGLLGVLIGSGYGFYNFGLTQNGWTSLVIAGGIGFYLPEIVLRFMCKARIERIFLSLPDALDLLVVCVEAGLGLDAAMRRVSEELEETAPDVCNEFALCNLQLQMGRPRREVLHDLGIRSGVDDMRALSAILIQADKFGSSIAQALRVQSDSMRVKRSQLAEEQAAMTAVKMIFPLVLFIFPGIFVVLVGPAAIMMINGLLSS, encoded by the coding sequence ATGGATTATGTTCAATTGCTACCATGGGCGATCTTCGGGATGGTGATCGTGGGCGTGATCGCCGTGGTCAATAAATTGAGTTCCGATAAATCACGGGCCAATGAACGACTGGATGAATTACGCAATCCTCATCTACGCAATGGCGGAGAAGAGGGGGCCTCGGCCAGCTCGCTGTTGGAGAAAGCAGCGCCGACTTTGTCGAAAGCACTGACTCCCAAGTCGGAACTGGAAGAGAATCAGCTGAAGGTACGCCTGGCGAACGCAGGGTATAACTCCGAGAATGCGCCGTCCATCTTTCTTTCACTCAAAGTGACCCTTGGGTTACTGGGCGTACTGATTGGATCCGGCTACGGTTTTTATAATTTCGGTCTGACTCAGAACGGCTGGACTTCGCTGGTGATTGCCGGGGGGATTGGATTCTATCTACCCGAAATCGTACTGCGTTTCATGTGTAAGGCGCGGATCGAACGCATCTTTCTCTCTCTGCCTGATGCGCTGGACCTGCTTGTTGTCTGCGTAGAAGCGGGCCTTGGTCTGGATGCTGCGATGCGGCGCGTCTCTGAGGAACTTGAGGAAACAGCGCCTGATGTCTGTAACGAGTTTGCTTTGTGCAACTTACAGTTACAGATGGGACGTCCCCGACGTGAAGTGTTACATGACCTGGGAATTCGCAGTGGCGTCGATGATATGCGGGCGCTCTCGGCAATTCTGATTCAGGCAGACAAGTTTGGTTCTTCAATCGCCCAGGCGTTACGCGTTCAGTCTGACAGTATGCGTGTCAAACGCAGCCAGCTGGCGGAAGAGCAGGCAGCAATGACGGCGGTGAAAATGATCTTCCCGCTGGTGCTGTTCATCTTTCCCGGGATTTTCGTGGTGCTGGTCGGACCGGCGGCTATCATGATGATCAACGGGCTACTCTCGAGCTGA
- a CDS encoding type II secretion system F family protein: MDQTLIISIAAFLGMVAFVGAIMFVFKDFSSSKAEDRLAVITGQKRHTEETASLLKEEMVRGGMTSLSDRISEWFEKFGNLKLLIEQAEAPFKADTFLLMTAVAASLGFAAAWFTNAPVPLCPVAAMGAGAMPFMWLLFRRNRRFKKFAQQLPDALELVGRALRSGHSLASGLSVVVQEMPSPIATEFAMAYEEQNLGVPIDVALKSMLKRMPNLDLKFFVTAVVIQRQAGGDLAEILDKIGYIIRQRFKIMGQVQALTGEGRISGVVLMALPIALFFAVYYLNPDYVMLLFTDELGRKMIAGGIVLQVLGAVWIKKIINIKI; encoded by the coding sequence ATGGATCAGACACTCATCATCTCTATTGCTGCTTTTCTGGGAATGGTGGCGTTTGTCGGGGCGATCATGTTCGTCTTCAAGGATTTTTCGTCCAGTAAGGCGGAAGATCGACTGGCCGTAATCACCGGACAGAAAAGACACACCGAGGAAACAGCTTCCTTACTCAAAGAGGAAATGGTGAGAGGCGGGATGACCAGCCTTTCGGACCGTATCTCGGAATGGTTCGAAAAGTTTGGAAATCTCAAGCTGCTTATCGAACAGGCGGAAGCCCCGTTCAAGGCAGATACATTTCTGCTGATGACCGCGGTCGCTGCCTCGCTGGGTTTTGCAGCCGCCTGGTTCACGAACGCGCCGGTCCCGCTCTGCCCGGTTGCGGCGATGGGAGCAGGAGCCATGCCTTTCATGTGGCTGCTGTTTCGTAGGAATCGACGATTCAAGAAATTTGCACAACAGCTGCCTGATGCGCTGGAACTGGTAGGACGTGCCTTACGTTCCGGTCACAGTCTCGCTTCAGGACTGAGCGTCGTGGTTCAGGAAATGCCATCTCCGATTGCCACCGAATTCGCGATGGCCTATGAGGAACAGAACCTCGGTGTGCCGATCGATGTTGCCCTGAAAAGCATGTTGAAACGGATGCCGAACCTGGACCTGAAGTTCTTCGTAACAGCGGTGGTCATTCAAAGACAGGCAGGGGGCGACCTGGCAGAGATCCTCGACAAAATTGGTTACATCATTCGTCAGCGTTTTAAGATCATGGGACAGGTTCAGGCATTGACCGGGGAAGGTCGTATCAGTGGTGTCGTGCTGATGGCATTGCCGATCGCATTGTTCTTTGCGGTCTACTATCTCAATCCGGACTATGTGATGCTGCTGTTTACAGATGAACTCGGACGCAAAATGATTGCGGGGGGAATCGTACTGCAGGTCCTGGGAGCGGTCTGGATCAAGAAGATTATTAACATCAAGATCTGA
- a CDS encoding CpaF family protein, whose amino-acid sequence MAGHGLSHADPNMAFDDLKRLIHSKLVEKLDLSRVGDLEGDSLRREIRLVIEHLCDTENPLLNRSERERLIEEILDETFGFGPLELLLKDQDIADIMINGPKHVFVEKKGRIERSNVVFRDNQHLLQILDRIVSKVGRRVDETSPLVDARLPDGSRLNAVIPPLALDGPSLTIRKFGSNPLGLEDLLRFGAFTPEIAMLLEGSIKARINTIISGGTGSGKTTLLNTLSSFIQPDHRVITIEDAAELQLQQEHVLRLETRPPNIEGRGAISATDLVKNALRMRPDRIIIGECRGGESLDMLQAMNTGHEGSLTTIHANTPRDAVSRLETMITMGGVELPLKALRQQFAAAVNLIIQVNRLQGGPRKVTHVTEVLNLEQDTVIMQDIFLFVQDGIDADGRAYGHFEATGVRPAFMDQLEAAGVRLPSNLFANRVLQ is encoded by the coding sequence ATGGCAGGTCATGGCCTTTCCCACGCTGATCCCAATATGGCATTCGATGATCTGAAACGGTTAATTCACAGCAAGCTGGTTGAAAAACTGGACTTGTCGCGAGTAGGAGATCTCGAAGGAGACTCTCTGCGACGGGAAATCCGTCTGGTGATCGAGCATCTCTGCGACACCGAAAACCCCTTGCTCAACCGTTCCGAACGCGAACGGCTGATTGAAGAAATCCTCGATGAAACATTTGGTTTCGGTCCCCTGGAACTGCTGCTGAAGGATCAGGATATTGCCGACATCATGATCAACGGTCCCAAACATGTGTTTGTGGAAAAGAAGGGGCGAATTGAACGTTCTAACGTCGTGTTCCGCGATAATCAGCACCTGTTACAGATTCTGGACCGAATCGTATCCAAGGTTGGTCGACGCGTCGATGAAACATCGCCGCTGGTTGACGCCCGGCTGCCCGATGGTTCACGTTTAAACGCGGTGATTCCACCGCTGGCCCTGGATGGACCTTCACTCACGATTCGTAAGTTCGGTTCGAATCCCCTGGGGTTGGAAGACCTGTTGCGCTTCGGTGCATTCACACCCGAAATTGCGATGTTGCTCGAAGGATCGATCAAGGCCCGCATCAATACGATCATCAGTGGTGGTACCGGTTCCGGTAAAACGACCTTGTTGAATACACTCTCCAGCTTCATTCAGCCGGATCACCGTGTGATTACGATTGAAGACGCTGCGGAACTTCAGCTGCAGCAGGAACACGTGCTGCGGCTGGAAACCCGTCCGCCGAACATTGAAGGGCGCGGTGCGATTTCAGCGACCGATCTCGTAAAGAACGCCCTGCGTATGCGTCCCGACCGGATCATCATCGGGGAATGTCGTGGCGGCGAATCGCTGGACATGCTCCAGGCGATGAATACCGGTCACGAAGGTTCGTTGACCACGATTCACGCTAACACCCCTCGTGACGCGGTTTCCCGTCTGGAAACGATGATCACAATGGGGGGCGTGGAACTGCCACTGAAAGCACTCCGGCAGCAGTTCGCTGCAGCCGTCAACCTGATTATCCAGGTGAACCGCTTGCAGGGGGGGCCACGAAAAGTGACTCATGTGACCGAGGTGCTTAACCTCGAACAGGATACCGTGATCATGCAGGATATTTTCCTGTTTGTTCAGGATGGGATTGATGCGGACGGCCGCGCTTATGGCCACTTTGAAGCGACTGGTGTTCGTCCCGCATTCATGGATCAACTGGAAGCCGCTGGTGTGCGTCTGCCTTCGAATCTGTTTGCCAATCGCGTCCTGCAGTAA